One segment of Elusimicrobiota bacterium DNA contains the following:
- a CDS encoding efflux RND transporter periplasmic adaptor subunit has protein sequence MEVRRFFTWRRAVVAALILAAGGGGVWAYRRHKRAQAKPEAAADTAKVSRGDLELHFSDSGELAPKNYVDVASKVSGRVTELLVVEGRRVAKGDKIAVIQPGRTEAERYLPFTVTSPIGGIVMRYQKQGSYQEESRIVRLGDYVTGLIDSVTPTYLMTIADLSTLVVKMKISEMDILKLKQGMDVKVTIDALPGMSIPSRVSLVSPQADKDNNNLKTFKVEVTLGKTDSRLKPGMTARVDGLLDSHKNVLKIPLAAVFEEAGAEYAYIKAKEKKAKPGHVKLKLGLRNETDVEVVEGVKEGDELLTEKPPAEEKKG, from the coding sequence ATGGAAGTGAGACGCTTCTTCACCTGGCGCCGCGCCGTGGTCGCGGCCCTGATCCTGGCGGCCGGAGGCGGCGGCGTTTGGGCCTATCGGCGGCACAAGAGAGCCCAGGCCAAGCCCGAAGCCGCGGCCGACACGGCCAAGGTCTCCCGCGGGGACCTGGAGCTGCATTTCTCGGACTCCGGGGAGCTCGCCCCCAAGAATTACGTGGACGTGGCCTCCAAGGTGAGCGGCCGGGTCACCGAGCTGCTGGTGGTCGAGGGCCGCCGCGTGGCCAAGGGCGACAAGATCGCGGTCATCCAGCCCGGACGCACCGAGGCGGAGCGCTATCTGCCTTTCACGGTGACGTCGCCTATCGGCGGGATCGTGATGCGCTACCAGAAGCAGGGCAGCTACCAGGAGGAGAGCCGCATCGTGCGCCTGGGCGACTACGTGACGGGCCTCATCGACTCCGTCACCCCGACCTACCTCATGACCATCGCGGACCTCTCCACCTTGGTGGTGAAGATGAAGATCAGCGAGATGGACATCCTCAAGCTCAAGCAGGGCATGGACGTGAAGGTCACCATCGACGCCCTGCCCGGCATGAGCATCCCCTCGCGGGTCTCCTTGGTGTCGCCCCAGGCGGACAAGGACAACAACAACCTCAAGACCTTCAAGGTCGAGGTGACCTTGGGCAAGACCGACTCGCGCCTCAAGCCTGGCATGACCGCGCGCGTTGACGGCCTGCTGGACTCCCACAAGAACGTGCTCAAGATCCCGCTGGCCGCGGTGTTCGAGGAGGCGGGCGCGGAATACGCCTACATCAAGGCCAAGGAGAAGAAAGCCAAGCCCGGCCACGTCAAGCTCAAATTGGGGCTGCGCAACGAGACGGACGTGGAGGTGGTCGAGGGGGTCAAGGAGGGCGACGAGCTCCTGACCGAGAAGCCTCCGGCCGAGGAGAAGAAGGGTTGA
- a CDS encoding ABC transporter ATP-binding protein, giving the protein MIECREVVRVYGSEKKGYQALRGVSFAIAKGEFAAIMGPSGCGKSTLLNILGLLDRPTSGHFLLQGADAARLDDAERTMLRRRTMGFVFQAFNLLPRLSALENVCLPMTYAGFHRPEREARAKELLELVGLGAKALRPPLELSGGERQRVGIARALANRPLVLLADEPTGNLDSKSSADILAMLQDLHREGMTIVLVTHDPNIAKGAQRTLRLKDGELEP; this is encoded by the coding sequence TTGATCGAGTGCCGGGAGGTCGTGCGCGTCTACGGCAGCGAGAAGAAGGGCTACCAGGCCCTGCGCGGGGTGAGCTTCGCCATCGCCAAGGGCGAGTTCGCGGCCATCATGGGCCCCTCCGGCTGCGGCAAATCCACTCTGCTCAACATCCTCGGCCTGCTGGACCGGCCGACCTCCGGGCATTTCCTGCTCCAGGGCGCCGACGCCGCGCGGCTCGACGATGCCGAGCGCACCATGCTGCGCCGCCGGACCATGGGCTTCGTGTTCCAGGCTTTCAACCTCCTGCCGCGCCTCTCCGCCCTGGAGAACGTCTGCCTGCCCATGACCTACGCCGGATTCCACCGCCCTGAGCGCGAGGCGCGCGCCAAGGAACTGCTGGAGCTTGTCGGGCTGGGCGCCAAGGCCCTGCGTCCGCCGCTGGAACTCTCCGGAGGCGAGCGCCAGAGGGTGGGCATAGCCCGGGCTCTGGCCAACCGCCCGCTCGTGCTCCTGGCCGACGAGCCCACCGGCAACCTCGACTCCAAGTCCAGCGCGGACATCCTGGCCATGCTCCAGGACCTGCACCGGGAGGGCATGACCATCGTGCTGGTGACCCATGACCCCAACATCGCCAAAGGCGCCCAGCGCACCCTGAGGCTCAAGGACGGCGAGCTCGAGCCATGA